The genomic segment TAGATTGTGCGAACTCAGGTTTCTCTAACATTTCTGCCACTTCCAAACATCCCTCAAAGTTTTGAATGGGTAAAAGACTTGCTACCTGGTCGAGAGCCTCGTCTTTTTCCTCTCCGGTCATGAGGCACACCGAtcgctcaattttttttaaatgcaccttacatTCCCTAATCAGGGAACTCTGTGCTAGCATTTCCGCTCTATCTATAGACtgtgaaaatacaaataaattattttacatatttgtaattatatctttatatataaatatttactttttgttccACTGTTTCCAATTTGTCCGTAATTTGTTTCTGATTCCCTGTTATCAACACTTGTCCATTATTTAGTGAACCTAATGTATCGAATAATATCTGTtgctat from the Bactrocera tryoni isolate S06 unplaced genomic scaffold, CSIRO_BtryS06_freeze2 scaffold_133, whole genome shotgun sequence genome contains:
- the LOC120780067 gene encoding uncharacterized protein LOC120780067 yields the protein MSTTLNPSQDKENVPTQELNTILNEILEKQREILDKIYSLESNQQILFDTLGSLNNGQVLITGNQKQITDKLETVEQKSIDRAEMLAQSSLIRECKVHLKKIERSVCLMTGEEKDEALDQVASLLPIQNFEGCLEVAEMLEKP